In the genome of Raphanus sativus cultivar WK10039 chromosome 4, ASM80110v3, whole genome shotgun sequence, one region contains:
- the LOC108852467 gene encoding osmotin-like protein: MAKTSLPLAASFLLLLLLISSAAAADTGRLFLTVVNHCPFAVWPAIQANAGHPVLEKGGFALPTNTHRSFFPPSTHWSGRIWGRTGCSNYNGKFSCVTGDCGHRLECNGLGGATPASLAQFDLHHGGHQDISSYGVSLVDGFNVPMTVTPHEGRGVCPVVGCREDLLKTCPSHLQLRSHGGHVVACKSGCEAFRTDELCCRNHYNSPRTCRASSHSLFFKHACPSTMTFAHDSPSLMHDCSSPRELKVIFCH, encoded by the coding sequence aTGGCTAAAACCTCTCTTCCTCTGGCCGcctccttcctcctcctcctcctcctcatctccTCCGCTGCTGCCGCAGACACCGGCCGTCTCTTCCTCACCGTCGTTAACCACTGTCCCTTCGCCGTCTGGCCAGCCATTCAGGCCAACGCTGGCCACCCCGTCCTTGAAAAAGGTGGCTTCGCTCTCCCAACCAACACCCACCGCTCTTTCTTCCCACCATCTACCCACTGGTCCGGTCGCATATGGGGCCGAACTGGCTGCTCCAACTACAACGGAAAGTTCTCCTGCGTCACCGGAGACTGCGGCCACCGTCTCGAATGTAACGGTCTCGGGGGCGCAACTCCTGCTTCTCTCGCTCAGTTTGACCTCCACCACGGTGGACACCAAGATATATCCTCTTACGGTGTCTCTCTCGTCGACGGTTTCAACGTTCCGATGACTGTGACTCCTCACGAAGGCCGTGGAGTTTGTCCCGTCGTTGGTTGTCGCGAAGACCTCTTGAAAACGTGTCCGTCTCATCTTCAGCTCCGGTCGCACGGTGGACACGTGGTGGCTTGTAAGAGTGGGTGTGAGGCGTTCCGTACGGATGAGTTGTGTTGTAGGAATCATTACAATAGTCCTCGGACGTGTCGAGCTTCGAGCCACTCTCTGTTCTTTAAACACGCGTGTCCTTCGACTATGACTTTTGCGCATGATAGTCCATCGCTTATGCATGACTGTTCTTCTCCCAGAGAGCTCAAAGTTATCTTCTGCCACTA
- the LOC108855771 gene encoding inner membrane protein ALBINO3, chloroplastic, protein MARVLISSPSSFLGSPLLKTSPSPRYLGGGGSVQFRNKHLSSTTTVRFSLNEIPPLHGSVDIGAILTRAESLLYTIADAAVVGAADSAALSTTTDPAAVQKSGGWFGFISDGMELVLKFLKDGLTAVHVPYAYGFAIILLTIIVKAATYPLTKQQVESTMAMQNLQPKIKAIQQRYAGNQERIQLETSRLYKQAGVNPLAGCLPTLATIPVWIGLYQALSNVANEGLFTEGFFWIPSLGGPTSIAARQSGSGVSWLFPFVDGHPPLGWGDTAAYLVLPVLLIVSQYVSMEIMKPPQTDDPAQKNTLLVFKFLPLMIGYFALSVPSGLSIYWFTNNVLSTAQQVWLRKLGGAAPAVNENASGIITAGRAKRSIAQPDDAGERFRQLKEQEKRSKKNKAVAKDTVELLESQSESEEGSDDEEEEVREGALASSTSKPLPDVGQRRSKRSKRKRTV, encoded by the exons ATGGCGAGAGTTCTAATCTCGTCTCCATCATCCTTCCTCGGCTCGCCTCTGCTCAAAACCTCTCCCTCTCCCCGTTActtaggaggaggaggaagcgtTCAATTTCGTAATAAGCATCTCAGCAGCACTACGACGGTACGGTTCAGCTTAAACGAGATCCCTCCTCTCCACGGCTCCGTCGACATCGGAGCGATTCTCACCAGAGCCGAGTCTCTCCTCTACACCATAGCCGACGCAGCCGTCGTCGGCGCTGCTGATTCGGCAGCTCTATCAACAACAACTGATCCCGCCGCCGTGCAGAAGAGTGGCGGTTGGTTCGGATTCATCTCCGATGGCATGGAGTTGGTTCTTAAG TTTTTGAAGGATGGACTTACGGCGGTTCACGTGCCGTACGCTTACGGATTTGCGATTATTTTGCTTACTATCATCGTCAAGGCAGCTACCTATCCTTTGACAAAGCAACAG GTTGAATCAACGATGGCGATGCAAAATCTCCAACCGAAGATTAAAGCCATTCAACAACGTTACGCAGGCAATCAG gAGAGGATACAACTAGAGACGTCACGCTTGTATAAACAAGCTGGTGTCAATCCATTGGCAG GTTGCTTGCCAACTTTAGCTACCATACCAGTTTGGATTGGTTTATACCAAGCTCTCTCCAACGTGGCCAACGAG GGACTGTTTACAGAAGGTTTCTTTTGGATTCCATCTCTTGGTGGACCAACAAGTATAGCTGCTCGCCAGAGTGGATCTGGCGTCTCATGGCTTTTCCCTTTCGTG GACGGGCATCCACCATTAGGATGGGGTGACACCGCCGCGTATCTTGTCTTGCCTGTTCTCCTTATTGTCTCCCAGTATGTGTCAATGGAGATTATGAAGCCTCCTCAA ACAGACGATCCTGCGCAGAAGAACACACTTCTCGTTTTCAAGTTTCTTCCCCTCATGATTGGCTACTTTGCATTGTCTGTCCCATCAGGATTATCTATATACTG GTTCACAAACAATGTACTTAGCACCGCCCAACAAGTTTGGCTGCGTAAACTAGGTGGCGCAGCGCCTGCAGTCAATGAAAACGCAAGCGGAATAATAACTGCGGGACGGGCAAAGAGATCTATTGCTCAGCCTGATGATGCTGGCGAGAG ATTTAGACAATTAAAAGAGCAAGAGAAGCGCAGCAAGAAGAACAAGGCCGTTGCGAAAGATACAGTTGAACTCCTAGAATCTCAGTCTGAATCAGAAGAAGGGTCGGACGATGAG GAAGAAGAGGTTCGTGAAGGAGCGTTAGCTTCGAGCACAAGCAAGCCATTGCCTGACGTTGGCCAAAGGAGAAGCAAAAGATCGAAGCGAAAACGCACTGTATag
- the LOC108850868 gene encoding cation/H(+) antiporter 8-like, whose product MGNNTNVDMGNYGDREPDIEWINNLAWYGKAVRSDGFTCEVHPGQSSSYGIWEKALFNKVHLHIWQYPLPNLELVILLVFVLWQVFDILFKKLGLLIPKFASMMLAGLLLNVLLTVSGDKSIIQEILFPENRIDVPGCLGTFGFMMFWFLNGVKMDVKTIFKAEVHARLTGVAAAALPITVGLVLYKFKSAESIPLKAVEYNTLLLMESLTSFSEIARLLVDLGMNHSSVGQVALSTSVVSNMVGLMFWLGTVPLGFQSLVQDVGLLVKMFFFIVIVFAVVRPIMFKVIIRKREGRPIEDKYIYGILIMVFLSCMYWDGLQQFPALGAFFLGLAIPNEPPLGSALVERLESFNFGIILPLFMSASMLRSDIRVWKDFLIFYSSNDKKFAVGCLVLLIFLLKLSASMIVPYLCKMPLKDAIILSLIMSHKGLIELSFYLFSYGLELLDRDTFSILVLSILLNSLFLPMTIKFLYDPSKRFMCYQKRSLASMKITGALKTLVCIHRPDHISSMINLLEACYQSYKSPLTCYVLHLVELQGQEVPTLIAHKVQKLGAGTGAKYSENVILSFEHFHRYVRGSIFIDTFTCITNSNHMQDDICWLALDKAVTFIILPFHRTWSLNRTSIVSDSEMIRFLNFNVLKQAPCSVGILVERHLVNKNQESQQNLKVCVIFVGGEDDIEALAFAKRMARQENVTLTVLRLLAGKKSKQMKGSDQTLEAVELRKLVRSYDPGTLKEESSTTYLEEVILDGADTSMLLRSMASDYDLFIISRTCGQNHAATLGIESWCEFEELGVIGDFLASPDFPSKTSVLVVQQQRTIANN is encoded by the exons ATGGGGAACAACACGAATGTAGATATGGGGAACTATGGAGATAGGGAGCCTGACATAGAATGGATAAATAATTTGGCTTGGTACGGTAAAGCTGTAAGAAGTGATGGTTTTACATGCGAGGTACATCCAGGTCAGTCGTCTTCATATGGCATTTGGGAGAAAGCTCTTTTCAACAAAGTTCATCTTCACATTTGGCAATATCCTCTTCCCAATCTCGAGCTTGTCATCTTGCTTGTGTTCGTCCTTTGGCAAgtctttgatattttgttcaaGAAATTAGGTCTTTTGATTCCAAAGTTCGCCTCTATGATGCTT GCAGGGCTACTCTTGAATGTTCTACTTACTGTCTCGGGAGATAAGTCCATTATTCAGGAGATCTTGTTCCCCGAAAACAGAATCGACGTTCCAGGATGCCTTGGAACATTTGGTTTCATGATGTTCTGGTTCCTCAATGGTGTGAAAATGGATGTCAAGACAATCTTCAAGGCTGAAGTACATGCAAGACTCACTGGAGTTGCAGCCGCTGCTCTGCCTATAACGGTTGGCCTAGTGCTTTACAAATTTAAATCAGCTGAGAGTATACCGCTCAAAGCCGTAGAGTATAATACATTGTTGCTAATGGAGAGCCTCACGTCCTTCTCGGAAATCGCGAGACTCTTGGTTGACCTCGGCATGAACCACTCGTCGGTTGGTCAGGTGGCTTTATCCACATCCGTAGTCTCGAATATGGTTGGACTAATGTTCTGGTTGGGAACGGTTCCTCTTGGTTTCCAATCATTGGTTCAAGATGTAGGTTTGCTTGTAAAAATGTTCTTCTTTATCGTCATTGTCTTTGCTGTTGTGAGGCCAATAATGTTTAAAGTAATCATACGGAAACGAGAAGGGAGACCTATCGAAGACAAATACATCTATGGGATTCTCATCATGGTTTTTTTATCGTGTATGTATTGGGACGGTCTTCAGCAGTTTCCAGCACTTGGAGCTTTCTTTCTCGGTCTTGCTATTCCTAATGAACCTCCTCTTGGTTCTGCTTTGGTCGAACGATTAGAGAGCTTCAATTTTGGTATTATATTGCCTCTCTTCATGTCAGCTAGTATGCTAAGGAGTGATATCAGAGTTTGGAAAGACTTCTTAATATTCTATAGCAGCAATGACAAGAAGTTCGCAGTTGGGTGTCTCGTCTTGCTCATCTTCTTGTTGAAGCTTTCTGCCTCAATGATCGTACCTTACCTCTGTAAAATGCCGTTGAAAGACGCTATTATTCTTTCCCTTATAATGTCCCATAAAGGTCTGATAGAATTAAGTTTCTACCTTTTCTCTTATGGTCTCGAG CTTTTGGACAGAGATACCTTCTCGATCCTAGTATTGTCCATTCTCCTAAACTCGTTGTTCCTACCAATGACGATCAAATTTCTCTATGACCCATCAAAGCGATTCATGTGCTATCAAAAGAGAAGTTTGGCAAGTATGAAGATAACTGGAGCCCTAAAGACTCTTGTGTGCATACATAGACCAGACCACATATCTTCCATGATCAACCTTCTAGAAGCTTGTTATCAATCATACAAGAGCCCTCTCACTTGCTACGTGCTTCACCTTGTCGAGTTACAAGGTCAAGAAGTTCCGACTTTGATCGCACACAAAGTCCAGAAACTCGGAGCAGGGACGGGAGCAAAATATTCGGAAAACGTCATCCTCTCTTTTGAACATTTCCACCGTTACGTACGCGGTTCTATTTTCATAGACACATTTACTTGCATTACAAACTCGAACCATATGCAAGATGATATTTGTTGGCTAGCTCTCGATAAAGCTGTTACGTTTATCATTCTTCCTTTCCACCGGACATGGTCTCTCAACCGAACATCCATCGTCTCCGACAGTGAAATGATCCGGTTTCTTAATTTCAACGTCTTGAAACAAGCTCCTTGCTCTGTCGGTATCCTTGTTGAACGTCATCTTGTTAACAAAAATCAAGAATCTCAACAAAACCTTAAG GTGTGTGTGATATTTGTGGGAGGAGAAGACGACATTGAAGCATTGGCCTTTGCAAAGCGAATGGCCCGTCAAGAGAACGTAACATTAACGGTTCTACGCCTTCTAGCAGGGAAAAAGAGCAAACAAATGAAAGGATCGGATCAAACGCTCGAGGCAGTGGAATTAAGAAAGTTGGTACGAAGCTACGATCCAGGAACCTTAAAAGAAGAAAGTTCCACGACTTACTTGGAAGAGGTGATATTAGATGGAGCGGATACATCAATGCTTCTACGCTCTATGGCATCCGATTATGACCTGTTCATCATAAGCAGAACCTGCGGTCAGAACCACGCTGCGACCCTAGGGATTGAGAGTTGGTGTGAGTTTGAGGAGCTTGGAGTCATTGGTGATTTTTTGGCCTCACCGGATTTTCCAAGCAAAACATCAGTCTTAGTAGTTCAACAACAACGAACCATAGCCAATAATTAG
- the LOC108849142 gene encoding dof zinc finger protein DOF2.2 isoform X1, which translates to MVFSSVSSFLDPPINWPQSANSNNHPNHPHQLHLQETGNLVSGHQHSHQFPPNPNPNHNHADTTAAATGDPAGLSGSASERARLAKNSHPPEGPLNCPRCNSANTKFCYFNNYNLTQPRHFCKACRRYWTHGGALRNVPVGGGCRRNKKAKTGNSKSASSQTKQSASMVNAPSPTNIQLQTNSQLPFLPTLQNLTQLGGIGLNLAAINGNSVGNSNTSSSFFNDLGFYHGANTSGSVMANNNNENNIMTSLGSASHFAMLDRSMGLYSFPNEGNMVLSSSTASRVSQTAPVKREETHVGSISRPVSGLTSAGNQSNQYWPGLSLPGSSSNDQQQHLM; encoded by the exons ATGGTTTTCTCATCCGTCTCAAGCTTTTTAGATCCACCAATTAATTGGCCACAG TCTGCGAATTCGAATAATCATCCTAATCATCCTCACCAGCTCCATCTACAAGAAACTGGAAATTTAGTTAGTGGCCATCAACACTCTCACCAGTTCCCaccaaaccctaaccctaaccACAACCATGCTGACACCACAGCGGCCGCCACAGGTGATCCTGCCGGCCTCAGCGGATCAGCTAGTGAGAGAGCGAGGCTAGCTAAGAACTCTCATCCGCCTGAGGGACCCCTAAACTGCCCTCGATGTAACTCAGCCAACACCAAGTTCTGTTACTTCAACAACTACAACCTCACACAGCCACGCCACTTCTGCAAGGCTTGCCGCCGCTACTGGACACACGGCGGCGCTTTGAGGAACGTCCCTGTTGGTGGTGGCTGCCGGAGAAACAAGAAGGCTAAAACCGGAAATTCAAAGTCCGCCTCCTCGCAGACCAAGCAGTCAGCGTCTATGGTCAACGCTCCAAGTCCTACAAATATCCAGTTACAAACAAATAGCCAATTACCGTTTTTGCCCACTCTACAGAATCTTACTCAACTCGGTGGTATTGGTTTGAACTTAGCCGCTATTAATGGAAATAGTGTTGGAAACAGTAACACTAGTTCAAGTTTCTTTAATGATTTAGGGTTTTACCATGGAGCTAATACTTCAGGTTCGGTCATGGCTAACAACAACAATGAGAATAACATTATGACTTCTCTGGGATCAGCTAGCCACTTTGCTATGTTAGATCGATCAATGGGATTATACTCTTTCCCTAATGAGGGCAACATGGTATTATCTTCTTCCACAGCTTCTAGGGTTTCTCAAACTGCTCCGGTGAAAAGGGAAGAAACCCATGTGGGTAGTATAAGCCGGCCGGTTTCGGGTTTGACATCTGCGGGCAATCAATCCAACCAATACTGGCCCGGTTTAAGTCTCCCTGGTTCTTCTTCTAACGATCAGCAGCAGCACCTTATGTGA
- the LOC108849142 gene encoding dof zinc finger protein DOF2.2 isoform X3, giving the protein MVFSSVSSFLDPPINWPQSANSNNHPNHPHQLHLQETGNLVSGHQHSHQFPPNPNPNHNHADTTAAATGDPAGLSGSASERARLAKNSHPPEGPLNCPRCNSANTKFCYFNNYNLTQPRHFCKACRRYWTHGGALRNVPVGGGCRRNKKAKTGNSKSASSQTKQSASMVNAPSPTNIQLQTNSQLPFLPTLQNLTQLGGFYHGANTSGSVMANNNNENNIMTSLGSASHFAMLDRSMGLYSFPNEGNMVLSSSTASRVSQTAPVKREETHVGSISRPVSGLTSAGNQSNQYWPGLSLPGSSSNDQQQHLM; this is encoded by the exons ATGGTTTTCTCATCCGTCTCAAGCTTTTTAGATCCACCAATTAATTGGCCACAG TCTGCGAATTCGAATAATCATCCTAATCATCCTCACCAGCTCCATCTACAAGAAACTGGAAATTTAGTTAGTGGCCATCAACACTCTCACCAGTTCCCaccaaaccctaaccctaaccACAACCATGCTGACACCACAGCGGCCGCCACAGGTGATCCTGCCGGCCTCAGCGGATCAGCTAGTGAGAGAGCGAGGCTAGCTAAGAACTCTCATCCGCCTGAGGGACCCCTAAACTGCCCTCGATGTAACTCAGCCAACACCAAGTTCTGTTACTTCAACAACTACAACCTCACACAGCCACGCCACTTCTGCAAGGCTTGCCGCCGCTACTGGACACACGGCGGCGCTTTGAGGAACGTCCCTGTTGGTGGTGGCTGCCGGAGAAACAAGAAGGCTAAAACCGGAAATTCAAAGTCCGCCTCCTCGCAGACCAAGCAGTCAGCGTCTATGGTCAACGCTCCAAGTCCTACAAATATCCAGTTACAAACAAATAGCCAATTACCGTTTTTGCCCACTCTACAGAATCTTACTCAACTCGGTG GGTTTTACCATGGAGCTAATACTTCAGGTTCGGTCATGGCTAACAACAACAATGAGAATAACATTATGACTTCTCTGGGATCAGCTAGCCACTTTGCTATGTTAGATCGATCAATGGGATTATACTCTTTCCCTAATGAGGGCAACATGGTATTATCTTCTTCCACAGCTTCTAGGGTTTCTCAAACTGCTCCGGTGAAAAGGGAAGAAACCCATGTGGGTAGTATAAGCCGGCCGGTTTCGGGTTTGACATCTGCGGGCAATCAATCCAACCAATACTGGCCCGGTTTAAGTCTCCCTGGTTCTTCTTCTAACGATCAGCAGCAGCACCTTATGTGA
- the LOC108849142 gene encoding dof zinc finger protein DOF2.2 isoform X2 yields the protein MSANSNNHPNHPHQLHLQETGNLVSGHQHSHQFPPNPNPNHNHADTTAAATGDPAGLSGSASERARLAKNSHPPEGPLNCPRCNSANTKFCYFNNYNLTQPRHFCKACRRYWTHGGALRNVPVGGGCRRNKKAKTGNSKSASSQTKQSASMVNAPSPTNIQLQTNSQLPFLPTLQNLTQLGGIGLNLAAINGNSVGNSNTSSSFFNDLGFYHGANTSGSVMANNNNENNIMTSLGSASHFAMLDRSMGLYSFPNEGNMVLSSSTASRVSQTAPVKREETHVGSISRPVSGLTSAGNQSNQYWPGLSLPGSSSNDQQQHLM from the exons ATG TCTGCGAATTCGAATAATCATCCTAATCATCCTCACCAGCTCCATCTACAAGAAACTGGAAATTTAGTTAGTGGCCATCAACACTCTCACCAGTTCCCaccaaaccctaaccctaaccACAACCATGCTGACACCACAGCGGCCGCCACAGGTGATCCTGCCGGCCTCAGCGGATCAGCTAGTGAGAGAGCGAGGCTAGCTAAGAACTCTCATCCGCCTGAGGGACCCCTAAACTGCCCTCGATGTAACTCAGCCAACACCAAGTTCTGTTACTTCAACAACTACAACCTCACACAGCCACGCCACTTCTGCAAGGCTTGCCGCCGCTACTGGACACACGGCGGCGCTTTGAGGAACGTCCCTGTTGGTGGTGGCTGCCGGAGAAACAAGAAGGCTAAAACCGGAAATTCAAAGTCCGCCTCCTCGCAGACCAAGCAGTCAGCGTCTATGGTCAACGCTCCAAGTCCTACAAATATCCAGTTACAAACAAATAGCCAATTACCGTTTTTGCCCACTCTACAGAATCTTACTCAACTCGGTGGTATTGGTTTGAACTTAGCCGCTATTAATGGAAATAGTGTTGGAAACAGTAACACTAGTTCAAGTTTCTTTAATGATTTAGGGTTTTACCATGGAGCTAATACTTCAGGTTCGGTCATGGCTAACAACAACAATGAGAATAACATTATGACTTCTCTGGGATCAGCTAGCCACTTTGCTATGTTAGATCGATCAATGGGATTATACTCTTTCCCTAATGAGGGCAACATGGTATTATCTTCTTCCACAGCTTCTAGGGTTTCTCAAACTGCTCCGGTGAAAAGGGAAGAAACCCATGTGGGTAGTATAAGCCGGCCGGTTTCGGGTTTGACATCTGCGGGCAATCAATCCAACCAATACTGGCCCGGTTTAAGTCTCCCTGGTTCTTCTTCTAACGATCAGCAGCAGCACCTTATGTGA
- the LOC108850869 gene encoding U-box domain-containing protein 12 yields MAKEELAKTLIETVKEIASISDHRPPPMKIHCAHLSRRLKLLIPMLEEIRDCKSSLLPEESMMKALLSLRDSLLHAKDLLVYISQVSKIYLVLERDQVMVRFQKVTALLEQALSEIPYRSLEISDELQEQVELVLVQLRRSIGKGGGSREKYDDELYKDLLSLYGGVTDSEILRRVAEKLQLMTVTDLTQESLALLDMVSSSGGDDPGESFEKMMLLLKKIKDFVQTYNPNLHDVPLRSPKPSLPKAQDEDQKNVPEDFRCPISLKLMSDPVIVSSGQTYDRDCIKKWLEEGNSTCPKTKETLTSDTVTPNYALRSLIAQWCESNGIEPPKRPKNPQPSSKASSSSSSPPSDEQLKIQELLRKLASQRPEEQRSAAGEIRLLAKQNNHNRVVIAASGAIPLLVNLLTTSSDETQEHAVTSILNLSIFQENKGRIVSTFGAVPGIVHVLKKGSMEARENAAAALFSLSVIDENKVTIGAAGAIPPLVNLLSEGSERGKKDAGTALFNLCIFQGNKGRAVRAGLVPVLMRLLTEPEGRMVDEALAILAILSSHPEGKVVVGAADAVHYMVEFVRSGSPRNKENAAAVLVQLCSWDPQHLVEADKLGIMGCLFEMAESGTDRGKRKAAQLLNSFSRFNEQQRRSGLGGVEDQVSLI; encoded by the exons AAGCTCTCTCCTCCCTGAAGAATCGATGATGAAGGCTTTGCTATCTCTCCGAGATTCCCTCCTCCACGCCAAGGATCTGCTTGTTTATATAAGCCAAGTCAGCAAGATTTACCTG GTGTTGGAGAGAGACCAAGTCATGGTTAGATTCCAGAAAGTGACAGCTCTGTTGGAACAAGCACTTAGTGAGATTCCTTACCGAAGTCTTGAAATTTCTGATGAGCTTCAAGAACAG GTTGAGCTAGTTCTAGTTCAGTTAAGAAGATCAATAGGCAAAGGCGGCGGCAGCCGCGAGAAGTACGATGATGAGCTGTATAAAGACCTTCTATCTCTATACGGTGGTGTAACAGACTCTGAGATCCTCAGGAGAGTGGCTGAGAAGCTTCAACTGATGACTGTTACCGACCTTACCCAAGAGTCTTTGGCTTTACTTGACATGGTTAGTTCCAGTGGCGGTGATGATCCCGGTGAAAGCTTTGAAAAGATGATGCTGCTTCTCAAGAAGATCAAGGACTTTGTGCAAACCTATAATCCCAACTTGCATGATGTTCCGTTGAGATCACCAAAACCGTCGCTTCCTAAGGCACAAGACGAAGATCAGAAGAATGTTCCTGAAGATTTTCGCTGTCCGATCTCACTCAAGTTGATGAGTGATCCAGTCATTGTTTCTTCAGGGCAG aCTTATGACCGTGACTGCATTAAGAAATGGCTAGAAGAAGGAAACTCAACGTGTCCAAAGACTAAAGAAACGCTAACAAGCGACACCGTCACACCAAACTATGCTCTAAGAAGCCTTATAGCTCAGTGGTGTGAATCCAACGGCATCGAACCTCCAAAACGTCCCAAGAATCCTCAACCGAGTAGCAAagcctcttcctcttcctcctcaccTCCTTCTGATGAACAGTTAAAGATCCAAGAACTCCTACGTAAACTCGCTTCACAACGCCCCGAAGAGCAAAGATCCGCCGCAGGAGAGATCCGCCTCCTAGCGAAACAGAACAACCACAACAGAGTCGTCATCGCCGCGTCAGGCGCCATTCCTCTTCTAGTGAATCTCCTCACGACCTCCTCAGACGAGACGCAAGAACACGCGGTGACATCGATCCTTAACCTCTCGATATTCCAAGagaacaaaggaaggatcgtcTCCACGTTCGGAGCGGTTCCGGGGATCGTTCACGTCCTCAAGAAAGGAAGCATGGAAGCTAGAGAGAACGCAGCGGCTGCGCTTTTCAGCCTCTCGGTTATAGACGAGAACAAAGTGACGATCGGCGCGGCGGGAGCCATCCCTCCGCTCGTGAACTTGCTGAGCGAAGGATCGGAGAGAGGGAAGAAAGATGCGGGGACTGCTCTGTTTAATCTCTGTATATTTCAAGGGAACAAAGGGAGAGCCGTGAGAGCCGGTTTAGTTCCGGTTCTAATGCGGTTATTAACCGAACCGGAGGGAAGAATGGTGGATGAAGCGTTGGCTATATTGGCTATACTGTCGAGCCATCCTGAAGGGAAAGTAGTGGTTGGAGCGGCGGATGCAGTTCACTATATGGTTGAGTTTGTTAGAAGCGGGTCGCCGAGGAACAAGGAGAACGCAGCTGCGGTGTTGGTGCAGCTGTGTTCGTGGGATCCGCAGCATTTGGTTGAAGCTGACAAGTTGGGGATAATGGGGTGTTTATTTGAAATGGCTGAGAGTGGTACTGATAGAGGGAAGCGTAAAGCGGCACAGTTGCTTAACAGCTTTAGCCGTTTTAATGAACAGCAGAGACGGTCTGGTTTGGGTGGTGTAGAAGATCAAGTCTCTCTGATCTGA